The genomic segment TTATTGTCATTATTTTTTAGAAATTACTGATTTGAAGAATAGTATATAAACTCTAGGTAGTTTTGAAATGCATTAGAAACTTTGATATTTGAAAAAAAGAAGCCTCTTTGAAGGTTTCTACAGATTGGTTTTGGATCAGCCAGTCACATCTTTTAACAGGAATTGGTGCGGTACTCTTTATGCTGCGAGGCTAACTCAAACAGACGGAAATGGTGGTGGTAGTTTTGATATTAACTGGATAGAGTTGGGTAGAGGATGCGATCAAGAAGTAAAAGCTATCATCGACAAAAAACCAAAGCTTTCTGATATATTCCAAGTCGCAGCAGCCTCAGGAGGAAACTGTCCAGCAGGATATACGTTCATAAGAGAAGATGAACTTGGTGATGGTCAAGGTTATGAATACTGCTTGAACTTACGAGTAGGAAGCCTAAGATCTCCTTTATTTGCTAATGATGCTGAGGTAAGGAAAGCAGCCGCCTTCTTAGAAACAAGAAAGTATGCACGTTATTTAGGAGCTACGATTGAGTTCGAAAAGGGCGAAGGTTTGTCTTATGATCCCGATAACAAGAAAATCTATTTTGACATCACAGCAATAAGAGGTGGTATGTCTGATGGAAGAGACCACATACAGCTACAGGAGAATATTTGTGGTGCCGTATATGAATTGGATGTGGATGATAATCTCACAGCAACGAAGATGAGAGCTATTGTTGTTGGAGAAAGATTAAAACCCGGTGAACCATACTTTGAAATCTATACATGCAATCCAAATAAAATTGCAGCTCCAGATAACTTAAGATATATCGGACAAAACATCTTACTCATTGGCGAGGACACTAGATTTCATTTCAATAACATGATATGGGCATACGATCTAAAGAGAAAGACACTCACCCGAATAGGAACCATCCAAACCGGTGGCGAAGTCACAGGTATGTTTGAATACGCTAACATTAATGGACAATATGTATTGACTGCAAATGTGCAACATGCCTTCGTGGATCGACCTCGTGCACAAAGACCAGATCTTTCAGGTCTTGTTGATGTAGGTCTTGCATCTGATTATTCTATTGATAGAGGAGTTGGATTCGTTTACTTCATCAAATTAATACCCACAGGAATTTTCAAAGAATAAATTCGAGCTCTGCATCTACCCTGATTGGGTAGATGCATTATTTAGAATTCGTTTTTAACAGCATTAGAAACTAAGACTAAAAAAACACAAAATCAGACGAATTCCTTCACGCACAGCTAATTTTATACCAAAAACACTTATTACATAAAAAAGTTTCGATGTTTTGAAAAAAATTTACAAATATCACACATAACAT from the Leptospiraceae bacterium genome contains:
- a CDS encoding DUF839 domain-containing protein, which translates into the protein MKKRSLFEGFYRLVLDQPVTSFNRNWCGTLYAARLTQTDGNGGGSFDINWIELGRGCDQEVKAIIDKKPKLSDIFQVAAASGGNCPAGYTFIREDELGDGQGYEYCLNLRVGSLRSPLFANDAEVRKAAAFLETRKYARYLGATIEFEKGEGLSYDPDNKKIYFDITAIRGGMSDGRDHIQLQENICGAVYELDVDDNLTATKMRAIVVGERLKPGEPYFEIYTCNPNKIAAPDNLRYIGQNILLIGEDTRFHFNNMIWAYDLKRKTLTRIGTIQTGGEVTGMFEYANINGQYVLTANVQHAFVDRPRAQRPDLSGLVDVGLASDYSIDRGVGFVYFIKLIPTGIFKE